The Dunckerocampus dactyliophorus isolate RoL2022-P2 chromosome 16, RoL_Ddac_1.1, whole genome shotgun sequence nucleotide sequence ATTGTCTGTCAAAATACAAACATTGCTTTGAGCTTCTAAATAACGTTCAGTGGCTATTTGTCGTAAGTGGCGATGTTAACCGTATACAGTGGCTATACAAGGAAATAAGTGATTTATTGTATTGCTATCATTTATATTCATGTACACAGAAACGACAAAGGAGCTTAAAATTGCACCTGCGACACTGCAAACAACCCTGGTCCAATCAGTAATTCAATTCCTATCACCTCCACTTGAACACTTACAGAAAACGTACAGtattaatataaatatgaagAATTCCCCCCCTTTGACTCAAATTTGATTCCTGGTCACAGGACAAGACTTTTGAAACAAACTTTAGTCCAACTGCACAACATTTGATAACTTCCAAAATCCAAATTTCGGCTTCCACGGCCTGTTGGGGTAGGCCTCTGCAGCCTGGCGCGTCTGAAGAGGAGGGaggaacattttattttcatcccCGGCATTGACTTCTCATGCTTTGCTTTCAAAACCATGCACAGGCGGCGTTCCCAGCgtcctagagcaggggtggccaaacgttttccagcgggGGCCCACATAGTGAagagtgaaaggatgcaagggccactttgatgttgttGTCATATGCTAAGGAGttatatacagtgtatttaaaaaaagatgcatgtcagctttgtggcACAAGTGAAAAAACGTGTCAGTGTGACGTTTGGTCATTTtactaggtttttttttttgttgttgttttgcattttccaaatatttcaactttgttctagTAAATTTTAATTaaccgtaatattatgactttttgagcaacccaatttccccaaaattaaaactttttgttttgcttgtttctcataatgaatttaatattttattttatatattaagaTATAgcttcattttaaacaaaaattatttctatttttcaatgtaattttttccccttatattacgttaattcttgtaaaattacgactttctcattagattacaatttttctaatactttgactttaaaataaacgtaaaattacagctgttttttcccattttttttttcccactgtttaaaactttcttcttgtgaattttcttgtcatgacattattctcatatttttactttcttgaaacaaatttttccccaacctaatttttcaaaaaggacaacttttttgttttgtttctcatattatgaatttaattattttatatatgagatatattttttagtatttatctttttttccccatatttcgttatgcttgtaaaaatacaactttttctcactagattacaacttttttcttaatattttgacgttataattaacattttcaattttttaaattttaattcaatcaatttaaattaaataaaacagctgttttttccatttctgctgggttttttctttttttaatttccaactatatttaaacttttactcttgtaaattttctgccTTTagtcccatattttgactttattctcgtaacataacttcTTCCACgacctatttttccaaaaagtactcATACATACTATTtagtattttgttatttttcctcacaatattacgttattcgGATAAAATcgcaactttttctcgttagatcgcaactttttttctcgtaatattttgactttattgtggtACTGCTGACTGTTCCATTTTTGccgttttatttttcatgttaaatggtatttttcaaatgtgaccccgggccgcactttggacacccctgtcctagagGAACCTCTACATCTCCATCCCACGACAGTTTTGTCAGTGCATAATTCATCTTCATTCACTccatcacacacacgcagccATAAATCCTAGAAAGGAACGTgtatgaaaaatgttttaacaaattTCAAAACACTTCAGCTGCACAAACACTGTACATTAGTCACGGCCAAACTGTCACATTTGTCGGCAGATTGCATGTTGCTATTCACGTCACCGCAACTGTCCAAGTGATGAGTGAGGAAGGAATATTCTTTTCAGAGGTCTCGTTTGGACGTCAGGTACACTGAATGAGGAGCAGTCCCTTATTTTGGAAGTCTATGAGGTGACAGAGGGCTGTAGAGTACGGAGCCCGACAACAGTTGGATACAGAGTGTTGCATTTCTAGTAGCCCTGAGCCCATTCCAGGCGCTTACAAGTtaaaagacaaaacacaaaggAGCATCTGCTCTTTCCCTACTGCAGAAAATGCAGCTAAAGGCCTACAGATCATACAAGTCAGACCACGGCGGCGGTCCAATAGAATAAGATCTAGTGGAGGTCGGGCGGGTGGGGGGAGCAAACGAGGCAGATGCATTCCCGTCTAACTTCGGTGTTGcaacactgttaaaaaaaggaaaaaaagtgtagCTCATTGGCTGCAACTGCAAATGGAAGCCATTTTTTCATGTGCCGACAGGATTTCTACCCACACTTGCTAGCAGCTTTTTCTTCTCTACGGCTGACGTAAAAGAAAGTACTTGGGGGTCCTGAGAGTGGGAAAACTACAGATGCACAACTAACTAGGATGCAACTTAGCATGTTATCCACATTTTTAAGTCGTTATATTGCTTTGAACATATTGCAAGGAAGtcctaaaaataataacaataataataacaacaacaacaacaacaaaacaaacctgCCTACAACGGCACACTAAGCTATAGTAAATGAATGCACCCTGTGTACTAAAGTGGACCCTCAAGTCTTGGCCAGATATGTTATGGCTTTCATGAGTCACTGCTGCATTCGTTCCAAAGTTCAAAAGCCACATGTCCGCCGTCTCTTCTGCGGTACTTCCGTGTTCTCCGGTGGTTATGCAACTGCGGGGTGACGCTGTGACGAGAGAAGGCCGCTGCAAGCAACTTGGCATTCCGTTTTGTTTCATTTCCCAGCGTTTGTCCACAACAAAAGTGGATCTCGAGGGTGTTCGTCAAGTTTTGACGGTGACAGCTTCAGAGCTAGCAGTCTTTCTTTTCAAATCGCTTCTCTCTCAAAAGAACACTTCCCCTCCCCCCTTCCTCATGAATAATTCTCTAATAAAACGTTTCCTTTGTGACAAAACATAAAGACTAGATTAGAACACTGACGAGGCTCTGCGTCATCCTGCGCGAGCGCCTCTAGGGAGAGTCCATCATGGCTTCCAGCATCTCCAGGAATAGTTTGTGCATGGGTATGCCGCCGCGCGTCTTGATGCTGTAGAATGTCGTCAGAGCCCGGCCGGCGGTCTGCCGGAGGAGAGGCAGCGTTAAGAGGAGCCGACCTGCTCGCTGGGGGTCGTCCGGGCGCCGCTGACACTCCAGCTCCAGCAGGGCCTGGTGGAGGAGGTCCCGCAGCTTCTGCACGGCCTCCATGTCCTCGATGTAAACAGAGTCTGACAGAGGGAAGGCATGGTGAGCCGCTGTgtgtaatgcaggggtgtccaaagtggcccgtggctgttttggtttgggttttttttttttttttgccattctaaagatattacttttttaaaaataatttaataaagaaaaactaataaataaaaaataattttaataacatTTAATCAAGAATAATACTCATAATAAATtagtaattttaattttataaatttgaaaaattatttcattatatttttagtaCTTAAattttgtcaagaaaaaaaacagcaaaaatggaaaaatcaattattcatttaataatttaattaaattaagtcataataatacggggggaaaaaaatcagcaatctatcgagaaaaagtggtaattttaccagaaaaatgtaacattatataaatatgatgaaaatcacttttagtagcataaaggttttaaagctgtaatattctgagaaacaaacaaaacaaagttgtaatttttggaaaatgaggtcaCGGAAACACGTatgatgttatgagaataaattcaaagaattatgggaataaagtcataattatgaggaggAAATTCACGGGAAGAAAgtggaaattgaaaaaaaaaaaaacacagcagcaattttatgagaataaagtcaaaatattaacagaaacaaagttgtattctaatgagaaaaaaaacgtcgcaattttacaagaataaacttgtaatattatgaggaaaaatttcattttagtagagcgtggaaatatgaaagaaaaaaatatttcttaaaagtcgtaatattatgaacaacgaaacaaaatgtaatttttggaaaattaggttggggggaaaagtttgaatattgcGGGaattaaagtcctaatattacaaaaagaaacttTCAGAGGAAAGCGGAGGGGAGGAAGCAAAAAGCCAAGTTTGTACTGTACTAATACTACGCTAGTTGAcgaatattacttttttattcaactttttttattcacgtacttttgaacatgtgttgcttttgcggcccttccatttttcactatgtggacaaagtttggacacccctggcgtaaTGTTTCGCTTCTCGACTTTCTCAACCTTTATTGACAAAACAGTGGATGTGTTCGGCTCGATAACCTGCTGTTGACTGTCATCCTGACTACATCTGCCCGTACGTGTGCGGGCGAACATAACACGGGCACTGCCTCCTCAGAAGACTCAATTTCAATCCTCCCTCTGTGGAGTTTTGCATTTGTTGTTGTATTGAAAACACAAACTGTAAATACCGGCAAGCGCATTAGAACATGCGGTAGGTCTTCGGTTACCATGCTAAAACTCATTTTTGTCGCCACCATACTTAAAAACACTGTGGTTTACACAAGAACAATAAGCGGCACACTTTTGTGTTTGCAcctatttttcatgagctgttCACGAAATGCcgatattgttgacaaatctgtgtGAGGGAGCAGTCATCATTCATAATCCACCCACCTATCAAGATGCTGAGCAGACAGCAGGGTTACTGCACAGGGTGGccgcaataaaataaaaagtaatgcctcgccacttcgcgcttccAAATTTcgtgcttcactctatcacggtttctcAAAACCACACTGGTGAATAAATCCTCCCTGTTTCTTGGTTCAATACAGTCAGTTATTaggaaaaacatgcatatttaagcaaaatgttgcctaaattaagcattttttttgcacaaaaatgAACTAATAAGGCATTCTGACGACGCATTCAAGaacattgtgatatgtagtattctacactggtcactaggggtcagctatgttagtaatgttacattatgagacaatagccaccacaggaagtactttgcagaacaggaagtaaaataaaatttgaaaaaaaggtCCATATGatgtcatatttatgtcttattttctcttactatgtctactagaTTGGGGAGTaagagtgtacaggtgactataggggtgttagttcatgtctagagggcttcaatagctaaaaaaaaaaaaatgtatttaggtcataaataggttttcaatgctctactattccttattcataaatggaatatttttgtcgtgagagcatagaaaatctgtttgtgaccttctaaatacttttttcaatattagagccctccagacatgaaataacaccctgtaactgtacaacacgtggtaggaaggcactccagcaggtgatcaagacctcacagaacattgttggggcagccctcccctcactgcaagacatttataaatctagagtcctacgaagaacacacaacctcatcaaggacagcacacatccacaacactcattattcacactcctaccgtcaggcagacgctacaggagtttgaagtccaggaccacaaggctggcaaacagcttttacccacaggccatcaggcttctcaacgaagcactcacacacacacacacacacacacacacacacacacacacacacacacacacacacacacacacacacactcatagcactgaACATATTATTGAtgcttttaatttattggtattaatgtgtcttttgttcttattcattttcttgtgttttctttttttttttgggagaatgaacagaataagaatttcattgcatagtataactacctgttttactgtgcatatgacaaaaaactcttgaatgttacactcatattacccaaaatagtagacataataggataaaataagacatattagatataaataagacataacagactCCCACCCTAGCATTAGGAGAGTTCCTTGATGTTTTTTGTCTGggcagcgtacttcctggtggctattgtctcatcaaagAAACAATACTGACTACGTACTACAtctcacatctttgaatgcatctcctgaatatcttatatttgtattgttggTCATTTAGCGATTttgtatgtttgaaaatgcttaatttaggcaaaaaatacctaacatttgcttaaatatgtttgtttgtttttttttaccaagaggccgtattcaaccatgacagagtgaagatgcaaaattcaaagcagattttatgcttgacaatgtttaatttaggccaagaatatgtaaaatgtgcttaaatgtgcaatttttttttttactaataggccatagtcaaccacaaaatagcaatttatttagcactcaccggacatgtcacTCATTGATCTGCGTATACTATTGAAGGTGCGTTCTTACAAACCCTGCTTTGCGTAACTTCTCGCTCACCTTGTGATAGATTTCGCTATcgcggtactttctaccgtctACAAAAGATATAATGTTcccgtctttcaccacactaacgaggtggcttgttttcTCCTCGTTGTTCCTGCCAAACACACAAGATTCCTTGAGAGTAGAACATGCGCAGGACACAAATTATGTTCTATCGGGATATCCCAATAGGTGTAAACATGACCCAATACTCGAGTTAGGAAAggagtaattaaaaaaaaaaggggggtaaTACTcaggtttttcaaaagggttattgttGTTTACATGGCTGGgtgcaaccgggttattgctaattttccggttatttgactgcatgtaaacatactcaATGTGTCCTACTATTAAGTGGAACCCTACCAATAAAGTCAATTGTAAATCCTACAAAAAGTATTCAATTCAACAGAAGAATAGCCTCTAATATTTGGAATACAACAAACATCTTACGTAGTGCAGGGTCTTTCTGTGTTGTACCTGAGTTAGTGAGCGCGATGGCTTTTAGCATGACAAACTCCTCTCGGTCCACATTAAGGGTGCGGAAGCGTCGGGCAAGTTGACTAATGGCCGCATTTAGCTCCGTCAGGCCGGCGACACGAGACATTTCCTCATCGAGGACGAAATCCTCAGCAAAGACAACCTCATCTTCACAGCCCAGCGAGCGGTACGCCACTCCCAGCACCAGCACCTCCAGCCAAACGGACTGTAGCACAGACATCTGGTCCGCTAGCGACAGAGACAGGAAGCCTGGGGGGTGGTGGGAAACAGAACAAGGGGGCAGAGTGAAGGATCTGAATGTTAAGGAGGGAAACTGGCAACAGGCTCTAATTTGAGTCAGCTGAAACAAGCGCTGGCAGGAGGGCTTTAGAGTACCCCAATACTGAGATCCACTCGATGCGCACACCTCCAGCATGCAGAATAGCTGGCAATTCTATGGTGGAACTATGAAGACACACTGCGCATTTAAGTAGGTTATAACCACCAGCTCTTACCAGGAATGTGTTTGGCCCAGCCGATGATGACGACCAATTCACGGTCAGCAAGGTCACAAAGGGTCGTGAGAGTGCGCTGGGCCGTGTCAGGCTGGAGGGGGTCGGGCatggcaaacagcttttctgGCTCGGCGACTAACAGGTGGGACACAATGATGTTGGACGAACCTGTGCGACAGAACACGACAGTGCATCAGCAAGCATCTTAGGAGGTGATATTTCTGCAGTGTACCGTCACGCATTACCAAACAATACACTTGGGTCTTGGAAGAAAAACATGTAGCGAGAAACTAAGGTGCTGTCCGCCCTGGTTAGCTACTTTTGAATATGCTGCAAACTTTATAAACCCACCTTCTTCAAACCTCGCcccacattacacacacacacagcaatgtttgttgtcagctaatgacagCGATTTGgccaagtttagctactaacgttagctatcgTTGACTGTATAGCCCGTCATAACCACACAAGGACTCCAAATATCTAAAATGTCCGATATCAGCCCTCCCGATACAAGCGGTCCATCAAGACTCTGCTCGAGCACTTCGATCCAGCGCCACAGAACCGTGGGAGTAAACCACGACCAACCCTATCGTGCATCCGAAGCAGCACCACAAAAAAACCATCGCAAAACAAACCCCTTCCCCCTCCCCTCCATACAACCAACGCTGTCCAAAATATTCgcaaagggtgaaaaagtgaattttctcactcctactgttgctgactactGTTCTCTGTCTGACGAGTAATATcgcttgatcaagccttttctgacATTCCACACggcaaaataagtcataaaagtataGAAGATTAGTGCTGACATCGGATCCAATAGATATCGGAATCAGCCGATACTCAAGGCTACTCGGTGTCGGATCAGAAGTGAAAAGTTGCATC carries:
- the esrra gene encoding steroid hormone receptor ERR1, which produces MSSRDRRSDVYIKAEPSSPDGGGGGRTSPGGASSDSSQSGGGETRGDCAKRYSPPLYTPALRCHFKDESGDGADEGSTGNGAGRCKYALSTLPKRLCLVCGDVASGYHYGVASCEACKAFFKRTIQGNIEYSCPASNECEITKRRRKACQACRFTKCLKVGMLKEGVRLDRVRGGRQKYKRRPEVENATYQSVPLPLTKENEKGSSNIIVSHLLVAEPEKLFAMPDPLQPDTAQRTLTTLCDLADRELVVIIGWAKHIPGFLSLSLADQMSVLQSVWLEVLVLGVAYRSLGCEDEVVFAEDFVLDEEMSRVAGLTELNAAISQLARRFRTLNVDREEFVMLKAIALTNSDSVYIEDMEAVQKLRDLLHQALLELECQRRPDDPQRAGRLLLTLPLLRQTAGRALTTFYSIKTRGGIPMHKLFLEMLEAMMDSP